The DNA segment accaaaaaaagaaaggagcataggagaaacatagaatcacctggaaaacaaggtttaaaatgatagtaaataaatatttatcaataattaccctaaatgtcaatggactgactGCTCCAATCACAAGACATAGAGTAacacaaccactatgggaaaacagtatggaggtgccttagaaaactcaACATGGAGCTATCAtgtaacccagcaatcccactcctgggcatagatcCAGACATAACTTTCActcagaaagacacatgcacccctatgttccttgtagcattattcacaatagccaagacatggaaacaacctaaatgtccatcaccaggtgaatggattaagaagatgtagtatatatacacaatactgctcagccataaaaaaagaacaaaataatgtcatttgcagcaacatggatggaactagaaattctcatacaaGTGAAGTaggttggaaagagaaagacaaacaccatatgatacaacttatatctggaatctaatatatggcacaaatgaacctacctacagaaaataaacaaagtcatggacatggagaacagacttgtggttgccaccggggagggggaaggagcaggatggactgggagtctggagttagtagatgcaaactattgcattgggagtggataagcaaggagatcttgctgtatagcacagggaactatatccaatcacttgtgatggaacacaatggaggacaatgtgagaaaaagaatatatgtatatatgtatgactgggttactttgctgtataacagaaactgacagcacattgtaaaccaactataataaaaaattaataaaaaataaaatattcctcctACTTTGattgaaaatagaattatcaggagttcctgctgtggtgcaatgggatcagcagcgtctccgCAGCACCagggtgcagtttcaatccttggcccagcaaagtgggttaaagtatcctgAGTTGCCAGGATTGGGAtccagtccttggcctgggaacaatatatgctgtggggtggccaaaaaagaaaaagaaggagttcccatcgtggcatagtggttaacgaatccgactaggaaccatgaggttgtggattcgatccctggccttgctcggtgggttgagcatccggcgttgctgtgagctgtggtgtgggtcaagacatggctcagatcccttgttgttgtggctgcggcataggccggcggctatagctctgattggacccctggcctaggaacctccatatgcaacaggagcaggcccagaaaaggcaaaaagacaaaaaaaaaaaaaaagaaagaaagaaaatagaattattggaaacattttttcctaAACCACTTCAGATTgcataaaactggaaataaatgtGGATATATTCTCTATAATTTGTGAAGTCAAAATGGATGTATTGATTCCTATTGCAGTGTTTTTGTGAAGATTCAGTGAGACAATGCAGGTAGAATACTTTGTGGAGGACTATCACACATAGGTAATCAGTGACTACCACATTTCTCATTATCACTGGAGAAGCATTAGAGTTTATGTTTAAAAGCTCTATCACCATTTCctgttataaattataaaattatgcagaaaatcagaatttaataatatatattaatctaTAACTAATCATCAAAAATGTTATGACATAAAATACATAGTGCCCAGCtcttttcataaagaaaatgataCTTTCAAACATACTTATTCCTGAGCTAATATGGAGAGCGCTATGACATAACAAGCAGAAGAgcttacaaaaaaataaacttaacatCATTAGCTATTGTCAGTTTAATAACCCATGAACTGAAAGAACCTTGTGTTATGTAACTTAAGTAACAATGAACAAACCACATCTTCAGTGGAAGTGGCATCCCAGGGTTCTAGCACTTAAAATAGTTACTCCAAGCATATCTAAAGGCCAGCACATGTATGTTTTATGCACTTTATTGTTTCATAAGATTTCAAACTGCAACATATTAACAGCAAGAAAGGACAGTCAATCATTAAATTCTTTAGAGCTAGAAGATTCAAAACCTTGATCGATTTTAATCAGTTTTCTCCTAAGGTATAATATATGCACTGTCCATATTGCAACCAAACACTACAATTTTGCCTAGACTATCTCTGCTGTAGATGTAACCCTATCTTTTCACCTTTGGGAGCTTCCCATGGTATTTCCTCTGTAGAAAGTTCCCACCCCCCAACTTCTTTTAAGACCATAGTCAAATCTGACCTTCTCTACAAGGAAGTCACTAATCCTCTTATACTTGGTTTGAGATATTAATACAGTCAACCTTCAAGATTGAATGTGATTCTGCCACTTTACCTTGATTCTATAGAGGCCTTAAAATCCAAGTATCTTTTATTCTCACTACATCATGAGCTTCTTACTCTTCTAATATCAagtgtttaatatatatatatttggaattgAATCAAATAAGTCAAACTGAATTAAAGATGACTCTTTATTCAATCTTTAAGAATATAACattcaaaattaataattattcacTGTGCTCTACTAGTAGTGGATCTTGACAAAAGTCAGCCATTAAACGAACTACAATGAAACTATTAAACAAATTATAACTCCCCTCACCTTTGTTCCTTAACTGGAACCAGGAAAGCTTGAGGACTTGGAATTTTAGTTCCTAATTCACTTTATTAACAGTATTATCGAATTCATCCTAAACTCTAGATACATAAGAGTGAAAAAGATGGACATTTCCCTAACAATCcaaatttttcaatttaatgaggaaaataaaactaaatagatAATTATAATTCATTCTCATAATGTTACATAGAAGGGGTTGTGGAATTCCCTAAAGGCTTATTAAgaaccatttaaaatgtaatcaaaagaacaatggaaattagaggacaaagatgaaaaaggaggAGTGAGTAGACATAGCTGCACAGTTATGTGAAAGCAATAGCAGTAGGAGGCTTGTCAGATGATAAATCCATATTAATTTGTTTACTCTCTATAGCAAATACAAAAGGGCCTTCTTTGGTTCAACTAAACATTCATACTTATAAGACTGGTGCAATGCCACTCAGAAGGACACAGGATAAGAACCATATCTTCATGGCAGATTATACCAAACTTCCTCGTAAGATCCCCATAAAATGAGTATGGAAGATGCCTTGGCTAAAGAGCTTAAAATTCTACAGGAGCCAATATCACTTGTAACAAATCCACTAAGGGCATTCCCAGGGACAAGAGTCACCATACTCAGGGAAGCTCAATGTTAATTTGTCAATCAGAGGTAATTTCATCATAAACAAGATTGCCTAGACCTACACTCCACATCTTAACCACTAAACTAACCAGTAGTCATAATCTCATGTGGAAATGGAAAAAGTTTTTCTTAACCTTCTGCCCACAAACCCTCAGTGATGATTTCTGGGTGGAACAGTGCACCAGGTAGTGGACACAGTGCAGAAGCCTATAGGAAAGGGACAAAGGGTACATCTTAGTGTCTAAAAACAAGTTCATAATGACAGAAGTATATTGGGGGTTCAGGGATAATAAAGGGTGctagaatgagaaagaaatttcCACAGAGATGCAAGGGAGAAAATATCTTTTAGGGCTACAGTTTAATGTGGAATAACTAAAAGATTTGATGGAAGGAATGATTtaatcatatttacattttagaaaccTATGCACAGCTCTAGCAAGAGATTCAATGGAAGGAAGTGAGTGAGGTCATTGATTCCCCTGAATTCTTCCCTTCAAGGTTTCCTGAGTGGGCCTGAGTTCTGGGAATCATTCTTCCTCTTGGAATactctaaatttttctttctttcctcctttctttctttttttgctttttagggctgcattcacagcatctggaagctcccaggctagggatcaaatcagagctatagctgcaggtctacgccacagccacagcaacacaggatctgagcctagtctgtgacctaccccacacctcacagcaatgccagatccttaagccactgagcaaggccaggaatcacacccacatcctcaggcatactagtcagtttcacttccactgcaccacaacaggaactctgaaactacTTTAATTTTCAAGTGTGCCATCTATTTCTCTACTGAGTCCTGCACAGATTACAATAAGTAAACcactgtttttgtaaataaaactattttagaaCACAACATGCTTATCATTTATTCCATGGCTGCTTTCGCACTGCAACGGTGGAGTTGTATCGATGCAGCAGAGACTGTATGGCCCACAAAGTCTAAGATACTTACctgccctttacagaaaaaaaaaaaattgcaaatccCTGTCCTAGAGTCTGAGAGTAGCCTGAGCTGAAGACAGAACATGGGACTTAACTATAAAAGTAGGAGAATTTCAGTGAAGGCTGAATTTGTAGCCCTCGCCAAAATCAGGGCCCTGATAGAGAAGGACTGACACTTGATGGTGGAGACTTCTGAGTAAGATGCACTCAAGTTATTCAAATGCAAGctttttttaggaatttttctGGCTTTCAGAAGCAGCCCACTTCCTCTTGGGAGAAGGCAGAGGCATGTCTCACTCCACCTTGTCTAGAGTCTATGCAGAGGCATCAAGAGAGGCAGAGGTCCAATGGGACAGTGTTTGAATTGCTTACAATTGACCCACACACCCGCTTCTGTCCCTAGCATTAGTTTTCTAGGATTTTCATAACAAAGTGTTACAAAATGATTGGCCTAAATCAACAGAAATTTGTTCTCTAACAGTTCTGGATGGTAGAAATTCAAAACACACTGGCAGAGCTATGCTCTCTGTATCTAAAGAtgctaaagaaaaatgtttccctGACTCTTACAGTTTATGGTGGTCTCTagcaatccttggcattccttgccTTGAAAAACATAACTCTAATCTCTTCCTATGACTTTGCATAGCCTCTCCCTTGTGTGTCAATGCGTCTGTTTTAAATTGCcctcttcttttaaggacatCAGTCACTGAAATCAAGGagtatgatctcattttaacttatttCTGCAAAAACCCTGTTTCCAAGTCATGTGGTAAAAGAAGTTCTGGCTCAGAACTTGGAACTACTGGGTAGATAAATATTATAGGGGGGATAGTATTCAACTTGGAAATAATGGGTAGACAAGTATGTTAGGAGGATAGTATTCAACCTGTATACCCCTGTACCAACAAGTGAGCTCAAATCTCAGTATGGCCTAACTAGGAAAATACTGGCCCTGATGAGAAATAGAGGGATTGTTACTTAGAAGGAGTAACAAAGCTTGGTTATTTGTTATTATATACTGGCATGAACAGAGGGTGTGGATACTGATGGTGTTGGACTGTGGGAGAGTGGAGGTTGGAATAAGATAGTTTTATTGATGTGTGGGCACTCAGGATTTGATTTCCTAACAAGAGACCTTAGAACCAATATTACTATACTACTGGGGTGGCTCTTTGGCGTTTTTAAATATTGGTAGCCTATGTTAAATGAGGTGGAAATAGCAGAACACCTATGCAGAAATTGAGAACTGAGAAATGCAGAATTCTAAATGAGGAAAGGCTCAGAAAGTGAATGCACTAATTGGATCTATTATACCAGGCCCAAGAATCTACCAGCTGGTGGTAGTCACTGTTTACACAATACAGAAAAGAATGTGATGGTGAGGCTAGGACTGACTAGAAAAGGTGCTGTTGTAAAGGACTGCATTCCCTAGTATCAGTGGATATAAAAGAATTCCAGAATAGCAAACCCAGAAAACAGCACATAACCAACAGAAACAAGGTAAACTTACTTACTGTAATGGCACCAAGATCAAAATGGTAACTGGTGACACTGATTTTCAGGGACCTGTGGTAATGTCTATTGATCATGGTGATACTAGGGACAAGACAAATGAGCAACCAATTTGATATAAACGATATAGTAAAAAGAAGTCCGGAATGGATGATGTCCCCTGCCTTGATGGAAAGTTATAATCAGCTGTCTGGTTTCCAGACAAGAATCAGTTTTTATACTCTGACCCATCAATCTAAGGAAGAATTGTATCCTTTTGATGGACTCTTCAAATCCATGGCAAGTATATACAGTTTGGATTCCCTGTTTCTTTCCCAAAAAGCCCTATGGACATTTGCTTGGGCAATatatacactggagaaaaatatatatactaagaGCTTTCAGGACTATTGGATACAGAAGCGAACTCATGCTCCTATCCTGAGACCCAAAGCATCACCATGACTCCACTATTTATATTAAGGGCACATGGAACTCatgcagcaaaagaagttctGGCTTGGGATTACCTCATTTTAGGTCCATTGTAACCATGCAACTATCCAACTATTATCACCTCAGTTTCTGAATGCATAATTGGAACAGACAAACTTAGCAGGTCTCAGGATCCTCACACTGATTCTTAGACACATGGAATAAGTCCCTGAAATTTTGTATCCATCAAAGTTCTCAAAACCAACGAGTACCACACCCTGGGTGGAGTGGCACAGATCAGGGTCATTCCCAAAGAAGTAAATGAGGCAAAGGTAGTGGTTCCTACTACGTCACCATTTAATTCACCAGACTAATCTCTGCAAATACCAAATGAATCATACTAGGGCATAGCATATTTATCCATGCAGTAACCTCAACTGAAGTTGTTATTCTAGGTATGGCACCTTTACTAAAACAGAAAACTAAGCCCCTAGTTCATGGTTAGTGACTTTTGAGCTGGGTGTATTTATTATATGCAACATCCATCAGGAAGAAGCATCTGAGGTAGGATCTAGGACATTCACCTAGCATTCACCTAGGACAGGCAGCAGTAGGTATTCCCACTGTTGCTCCAGCGATATGCTAACTTGCCTGCTCTTTGTCACAGTAGGTCCAAAGACAGCTGGCTCATCTGAACATTCCACAGAGCATCATGTTGGAAAGATGGACCTAGCTAATCAGACCTGGTGAGCAAAGAAGTCCTCTGGATACTCAAGTAAGAAGATGGAAGATAATCAATGGCTGGAATATTGGTGTAATTTTAGGAGTCTAACAGGTTGAGGCATGCCAGAAACCTTATCCAAGGTAAAGTAAGAGTTACTGCACCTTGCATTTCTGACTGtacatgaacaaaatgaatgaataaaatggttTATTAGAGGTCTTCCGGTTTTAGAGGCAGCATGTACTACACTTGAGACTCATTTATCAGGGGGTCCAGAAGGTTTCCCAGCTTTGCATGGATCCAAGTGTGAGGCCAGAAAGTGCTTCACAGCTGAGTCCAACCACTCCCTTTGGAATTATGAGAAGTTTCCTAGTGATAATACACAGAAGAGCCATACTGtgatatactttttcttttcccaaacaaATTCATCTATTGTCCTCCATACAAAACCTTCAAATACTCTATTACCAGCAAGTGCATAATCCTAAGTGATCAGTGGACTCATCCCCACCCTGAATTTGTCATGTTACAGGCTTCTCTCAACAAGGCAATTTTAGAACGGGCCAGGAGCAGTAGGGAAAATGAAGACTTGCTTATGTGATTAACCTTGTTTGAATGTGTAagtgagaataaaaagaaatgagaaaagagaaaaaaaatcattacaaatacAAATATGAAGAGATGGAgttacttttcatcttttcttttccttattatttatgACTCTGCTTCCACCTATTTTATGCAAAAGTGTAGTGTTGTTTAAATATTTCCCAAGGTAggtcaattattttaaatgtttagcaCTTAAAATCAAATGCTTTAATGAAAGTAATATAAAACGTGATCTATATATTACATAAACTAAAACTTGACTTGGCAACTAACAATACAACTCATATAGTTATTCAACTTCTAATTGGCAAAGcatttttgtataaaataaataatttaaccaGTATATCTATAAAGAAAAGAGAGTGGATATTGTTACTCATTTGGAGACTGAAATCAAAATACAGAGGTTTTTCTGAACAGTCTCAAATAATTTAAAGTGAAGCCATCTACTGATAACCCTATAAAAGTGTATTAGGCCAAATAAGAACTTCTATCCCCATTTATTTTGGCACCTGAAAGGATTTATTTGTGCTTTCTAAAAAATAGTCAAGCATTGGGCTGGGGATTCTAAAATGAATAAGATGATAGGATCTGCCCTTAAGGACATATACACATCCTTATATACATGGAATTATGACTATTATAATGCATTATAATTATGATATGATATCTCAATATAAACAAAGTCTTTGATGACAATGACAAAAAGTAGTGATTAATTCCGAATGAGGTTATATAAGGCCTTATAGAGCTGGTAATATATTTGATGAGCCCTTAAAAGGTGAGAAGAATTTCATGAGGGAGtaaaagaagggaggagagaaaggtgaggaagcagagggaaACTTAGAGAAGCATGAAAGCTTAAGGAGTTGTTCAAGGAAGAGAAGAAGCCAttaaaactgaggaaaaaaatgatctgTGAAGAGTGGTAAGCAATGGTATTAGTTCATATTTTGGTAAAACAAGATTAATTTTACTGTGACTACTAGAAATCAAAACGTCCATGAGATAAAAATGACACCTACAAGATCCTTGTATTGTCAAAGTCTAGCAAAATATATGATCAAGTTTGTAAtgaggaaaagaaacatttttgacAAGTTAACATGGGATGTTTAATTCTGCGTTGTACTTACGGCATTGCTTTGCATTGAACCTCATGTATTACACttgttttatatctatatttttattaccttGGGGATAAGCATTTATACAAAGAGCATCAATTCTCCTAAAATGCTAGTAGCAACCATTGGCATTTAATACCACTCTAAAGAATCATTTTCATAACCTCTCTTTGGGGAACCACATTTTAGGAGTAGaaaaactgtgagaaaaataaaagcagaaatgagtttagagaaataaaaattagtgaGAAATTGCTTAGTGAATATCAATCACATTCTACTAGCAGAGTTTAAGTGCAACTAGATTTCAGGCATCCATCTTTATATACGCCACACTTTAAGAAGCTCATTTGAGACCAGAGAAGTTACTACAAAACTACAAGTTTGATATGTCCATATAATAAaagatttctaggagttcctgctgtggtgcagtaggttaaggatccagcattgtctctgcagtggctctggttgctgttgaggtgcaggttcaattcctggcccagtgcagtgggttaaggattcagggtggccacagctgtgatgtaggcggcagctgtggctcaaattctaTCCCTAAGTCAGGAAGTTGTATATGCCAAGGGtggcatcaaaaaataaaaaataattctacctTACTGCCCATATATGATAGCAACAACATATGTCATCATTCTTTATGTGTAAATCTTGAAAAATGCAATAATAATGCATTGATAtatacaatattgatttttaataattaaatagaaattatccaaaatggaagttcccatggtggcttagtgggttgaaaacatgactagtatccatgaggatgcgggtttgatccctggcctccatctgtgggttaaggatcccatgttgctgtgagttgcaatGTAagtcgcaaacacggcttgggtcctctgttgctgtggctgtggtgtgggccagcagcagcagctctgatttaactcctcaccagggaacttccatatgctacaagtgtggccctaaaaagaaaaagaaaaaaaagttacccaACAAAAACTATGAAAGAATATTTTGAGTGCTTATTCTGTATCAAGCACTGTGATAAGTCCTCTGCATACATtctcttatttaatctttttaaccACTTACTGCTGATAAGTAGGATCCTAAATTTACAACTGAGGAAACTGACCTAGAAAGGTAATCTGACTTTCCTGAAGAAATACAGGAAAGTAATATAAAGTAACATACAAATAATGTAAAGAAGTTCTGAATAGAAGCAGTACTAAtattaaagacccagaattaacTATAAGAAATCAAATAACTATAAGAAATGACTCAATATACAAAAGGGGACAGCACTTTATTGGGACATTTTAACTGAGGAATCTATCGTCTTTGAGGGTGGACCCTTATTTACTTTGAAATGAATCGGGTGACTTCTGTTTCACCCTATTTCACTGCCTTGCCTCCCCCATCCCTTGGTCCCACAACAGAAAAAGGTCAGAGAGGGAGGGCAAGTACAGCCTGACTCGGTCCTTTCTTTTTCAAGTCACAGCACCTCTTTTCATGACAGCGTTTTTAACTTAGGTAAAATGATAAATTACAAACACCCAAGAGCAGAAATCTTGCATCGACCACAGAGGCAATGTCAGTAACCGTTGTCTTTTTCCCAACGGCTACTGGCACGcgccccagcctccctctgcGTGGAGTTCGGTGCCTCTGGAAGAAAAGGGGCCTGTGACGCAGATGCCGTCGCCTAAGGCCGCGTTCTGATTCAGACCTTAAACTCCTGGGCGCCCCACCGGGCTCTAAGACGGCCTAGCCTCGGTTTCCCCACTTCTAAAGAGGAGGGGCTATGCTGCCCAGTTTCTTGTTCCTCTCCAAGCACATTAGCACTTCGCTGGTGTCCCTGCGCAGTGCGTGCCTCTGCTTCACGCTCCCGCCGCGCTGCCTCCCTGGGCGCCCTTGGGGCCACCAGCCTGCCGCCCTCAGCCGACCACTGGCCGCAGTCACCTACTGTCGGGGTCCAGCAGGGCCCTCCTGCGCCCCCTCTCGTGTGCGCCAGAACTTTTACGCTGACTCTGAGGCCGCCATCAACCGCCAGATCAACCTCGAGCTCTATGCATCCTACGTGTACTTGTCCATGGCCTATTACTTCTCTCGAGATGACGTGGCCTTGCACAACTTCGCCAGATATTTCCTTCGACAGTCCCGGGAGGAGACCGAGCATGCAGAGAAGCTGATGAGGCTGCAGAACCAGCGGGGAGGGCAGATCTGTCTGCAGGACATCAAGAAACCGGACCAGGACAACTGGAACAGCGGGCTGAATGCCATGGAGTGTGCTCTACtcttggaaaagaatgtgaacCAGTCGTTGTTGGAATTGCACACTCTGGCCTCAGACAAAGGTGATCCCCATTTGTGCGATTTTCTGGAAACCCACTACCTGAATGAGCAGGTGAAGTCTATCAAAGAACTGGGTGACCACGTGCACAACTTGATTAAAATGGGGGCCCCAGATTCTGGTCTAGCAGAGTACCTTTTTGACAAACATACCCTTGGAAATGAAAACAATCAGCACTAACCCACAGGCTGCCTTTTCCACCAGCCAGGGTGTGCCAGGACCCAGAGTCACTTGTTTtcgcctttctttttttatactcttttgtTAAAATGTCCCAATAAAGTGATTTGTAGAGAAGACGTATTTAGCCTCATGTTAACAATAGCTTTTGCCCAGCATCAATGTAGTTTTCCTAGCCCAGGATAAGGCGGTATAAAAAGGACTGCAAAAGAACTACtgaaatagatgcaaactaaatGTATCCAGTTACCAAATATTATTCCAGACTGTGACTCTTCATtaaaatttcatgatttttaactCAACAAGTGCCTGATATTTTTGAAACCTTATGCTAAAgactaaaatgggaaaatgtgtaagataaatatgcaaaaaactAAAGATGAAGAAGATATAGTACCATAAAAATCATACATGCAAAATTCTGTGACAATGTTTAACCTTTCCTAAAGtatgatctgtttttttttggtctttttgccatttcttgggccgctcccgcggcatatggaggttcccaggctaggggtcgaattggagctgcagccaccagcctatgccagagccacagcaacttgggatccgagccacatctgcaacctacaccacagctcacggcaacgccggatccttaacccattgagtaagggcagggaccgaacccgcaacctcatggttcctagtcggattcgttaaccactgcgccacgacgggaactccatgatctgtttttaaaggattttatgatcaaataaattcaagaaaagttgcaaaaagtATCAGTGCTGGCCTTGGAAAGTCACAAAGTGTATTAGCATTTTAAGGGCTCTGGGAAGTCACAAACACAAAATCCAAACAAAAgaatctttcattattttttgtttagctCAGTGTTTCCCAGGCATATCCAATCTCaactagtttttttgtgtgtctgtgcatgcatTTTAACAACAATAATATAACTGTACAGATCTGTCTGATAACAGACTATTCAACCTCCCTTTTAACATACCAAAAGAGCAAATACAATGCAGAAAACATCATCCTGTGGCCTTTAACATGGAGCAGAAAGAACACTGGAATGGGAAAGCCAAGGAGGGATGCAGAATAAAGGAGGAATCAGCTAGGCAGATGTTTtagtgaggagaggggaggaggtaCAATAAAGTGAGTAAAAGGATATTTGGTGAGTGGGCCTAGACTAAAAGCACTGGGTGATGTTTGGAAAGATGGGCTAGAGCCCAAGTGTGGAGGTGAGAAGGAAGGGTTAGTTTCAACTTAGCAGTGGCAGTGCTTCAAAGGGCTCCCAACAGAAGACTGTCATGCTAAGAAATGAGCAATCAGAAGTTTAGATGTAtagaataaaaatccaaaaacaacTTCAATGTTGGCATTAGTTTGGGTCCTCTTGAGAAACATACTCAGAGATGGTATTAAGTGCACAAAAGTTTATTAGGGGAAAGAAGGACCatga comes from the Phacochoerus africanus isolate WHEZ1 chromosome 4, ROS_Pafr_v1, whole genome shotgun sequence genome and includes:
- the FTMT gene encoding ferritin, mitochondrial; amino-acid sequence: MLPSFLFLSKHISTSLVSLRSACLCFTLPPRCLPGRPWGHQPAALSRPLAAVTYCRGPAGPSCAPSRVRQNFYADSEAAINRQINLELYASYVYLSMAYYFSRDDVALHNFARYFLRQSREETEHAEKLMRLQNQRGGQICLQDIKKPDQDNWNSGLNAMECALLLEKNVNQSLLELHTLASDKGDPHLCDFLETHYLNEQVKSIKELGDHVHNLIKMGAPDSGLAEYLFDKHTLGNENNQH